TAGGGGGGACGAGTTTCAATTAAAGGTGACGAAGGATAACGCCTTATTAACGGCTATTAGCATAAAGGCACTCATAAAATCCGTTAAGGATTTGGATGTGCGAATGGGAATTGGAATAGGTCTGGAAACGTATATAGGTTCCGGGGTAAGTGAATCCAACGGTCCGGCCTATCAGCGTTCGGGGCGTAAATTGGAATCCATCAAAGATGGAAAGGTGAATCTCAGTATCGCCACTGGAAATGAATTTTATGACCGCACCCTAAATTTGATGCTCCAATTGTCTTTGGATTTTATGGATGATTGGAGTGTAGTATCGGCAGAGATTATGGCACTGGTCTTGGATAACCAAACGGCATCCCAAAAGGAAATAGCTAAAAAACTGGGCATAAAACAATCTGCGGTTAGCCAAAGATTAAAAAGAGCCCGATTGCATTTGGTTCTGGACTTGTTGGAATATTATCAAAAGGTAATAAAGGAAATTTGACCATGCAGTTATTCGTAAAATTGTTATTGGTACATTTTATAGGAGATTTTATGCTGCAACCTACCAAGTGGGTCATTCATAAAGAAGCCAACAAAGCAGGCTCCAAATACCTGTATCTTCATGTACTTGTTCATTTTGGTTTATATATGCTCGTGCTTTGGGATATACAAAAGTGGTGGCTTGCCCTTATTTTATCCATTAGTCATCTTTTTATCGACATGGCCAAACTTTATGTAAACCCACTGTTCAAAAACAAAAGCATCCCATTTTTCCTAGATCAAGTTTTGCACTTGGTGGCCATATATATTTGTGTGTATTACCCACAACTGTATGAACACACCTTAAGCCTGTTTGCTGGGTTGGATTGGCCACTTGTTTTGGCTATCGTATTTGTAACCTCCCC
Above is a window of Maribacter algicola DNA encoding:
- a CDS encoding SatD family protein, whose translation is MIAIITGDIINSEGHHSSEWVDILKGYFARFGPSPMNWEIYRGDEFQLKVTKDNALLTAISIKALIKSVKDLDVRMGIGIGLETYIGSGVSESNGPAYQRSGRKLESIKDGKVNLSIATGNEFYDRTLNLMLQLSLDFMDDWSVVSAEIMALVLDNQTASQKEIAKKLGIKQSAVSQRLKRARLHLVLDLLEYYQKVIKEI
- a CDS encoding DUF3307 domain-containing protein produces the protein MQLFVKLLLVHFIGDFMLQPTKWVIHKEANKAGSKYLYLHVLVHFGLYMLVLWDIQKWWLALILSISHLFIDMAKLYVNPLFKNKSIPFFLDQVLHLVAIYICVYYPQLYEHTLSLFAGLDWPLVLAIVFVTSPSAIIMGKLLEGMSTQINTDHKSLPNAGKYIGIIERLFVLTFIIIGRWEAIGLLITAKSVFRFNDLKESNSRKLTEYILIGTLVSFGLAILTGLLYTSYT